The Acetomicrobium sp. S15 = DSM 107314 sequence GGTCTAAGATCTAAAGGCTGTACTTTTCTCTGTAGCCTCCCAGAGACCGGCTATATACATGGCGCCAAGCGCCCTGTCGTAAAGCCCATAACCTGGTTTCCCCTCCTCACCCCAAATCATGCGGCCATGATCCGGGCGAAGTGGACCGCTGAAACCCACATCATGATAGGCCTTTACGATTTCGTAAATGTCAAGGCTACCAGCACATGAGGGGTGAGCGGTCTCGCAGAAGCGTTTCTCTCCTGTAATTTTCACGTTCCTAACGTGAGCGAAATGTATTCTGCCAAGAGCGCCGAAGCGCCTCACCATGGCAGGAATATCGTTTTTGGGATCCACTCCGAGCGAGCCGGAGCACAGCGCTATGCCGTTGGAGGGGCTATCGACGAGCTTTACAAGGCGCTCAAGCGCTGCCTCATCCCTTATGATGCGAGGAAGGCCAAAGATAGACCATGGAGGATCGTCTGGGTGAATGGCCATTTTGACCCCCACCTCCTCGGCAACCGGAACGACCCTTTCCAAAAAGTATTTGAGGTTAGCCCACAGATCCTCCTCACTTATTCCCCTATAAGCATCCAAAAGATACCTCAACTCGCTGGCGCTATATGCAGCGCCCCATCCAGGGAGGCCCTGCGCACCTGAGGAGAGGTCCACCTTGGCAAGCTCGTCGTGATCATAGCTCAGCGCGTAAGAACCGTCTTCGAGTTTAAGTGAAAGGTTGGTCCGCATCCAATCGAAGACTGGCATGAAGTTGTAACATACGACGGGCACACCGCTTTTGCCTACGCTCCTCACGCTTTCGCAAAAGGCGTTTATATATCGATCGCGACTGGGAGAGCCGAGTTTTATCTCTTCTGCCACAGGAATGCTTTCAATGGCGACCAAAGAAAATCCCTTTTCCTCCACTTCTTTTTTAAGAGCCTGGACCTTATCAAATGGCCAAGGTTCGCCCGGAGGCAGATCGTAGATGGCGCTGACGATCCCTTTCACAACGGGAATCTGACGGATTTTGTCGAGAGACACTGGGTCATTCGTTCCATACCATCGAAAAGAAAGATTCACGGCATTCTCCTCCCTCTTTTTCTACCGCATTTCTTATATTATATATTGTAACAAAAGTGTGATGTAATTTTGGAGTTATTGCTGCTAAACTTACACAAAACGCCCATTAACGAAGGAAGGTGCCCTTAGGTGTTCATAAGTCCTACCCATGGCGCATTGAGCTTCGAAGACGCAATCGAACGCGTCAGCGCATTTTTAACAGAAGAAGGTAGCTACAGGCTCATTGTAGGAACCGACTCGCAAAGCTACAGAAATGGAGTCCTTTTCGTTTCGGCCATCGTAATCCACAGGATCGGACGCGGCGGCATCTATTTCTATAGGAGGCTGTTCAACGACAGGCTCTATAGTTTTAAGGAGAGGATCTTCACTGAGACCTCTTTGAGCTTGTCGTTAGCCGGCGAGCTGCTTTGTGCACTGGCCGAAGATCCAGAACGATCCGAATATTACAGGAGAATACTCGAAATCCACTTGGATGTGGGAGAGCAAGGAGAGACGAGAGAAATAATCAATGCTGTAGTGGGCATGGTAAAGGGAAGTGGCTTCACGGCTCAGGTAAAACCTGAAGCTTTTGGTGCCTGCAGCGTGGCCGACAAGCACTCGAAAGTGACGCGGCATCACGCTGCGTGAACCTATGCCTATATATCGAGGTTTTGCACTTCCATAGCGTGGGTCTCTATGAACTCTCGCCGTGGTTCGACTTTATCGCCCATCAAGATATTAAAATAATCGTCAGCCACCACGGCATCTTCAATCTCTACCCTCTTCAGAATGCGATTTGCTGGATCCATGGTAGTCTCCCACAGTTGTTGCGGGTTCATTTCGCCGAGGCCTTTATAGCGCTGAACGGAATATTTACGGCCATCCAAACTGGAGGTCAACTCTTTCAGCTCGCCAGTGCTATAGCAGTAATGAACGCGATCCCCAACCTGTAATCGGAATAGGGGCGGTTGCGCTATGTAGAGATATCCTCCCTCAATTATCTCTCGCATGTAGCGATAAAAGAAGGTCAGCAATAGCGTCCTTATGTGGGCGCCGTCGACATCGGCATCCGTCATTATGACTATACGATGATATCTGAGCTTTTTAACATCGAAATCCTCACCTACTCCACAGCCCAACGCTTGGATCAAAGTGCGAATCTCGTTGTTGGATAGAACCTTGTCGAGACGAGCCTTCTCTACGTTGAGGATTTTGCCGCGAAGCGGAAGGATGGCCTGAAAATGTCTGTCGCGCCCTTGTTTTGCACTGCCGCCGGCCGAATCGCCTTCTACTATATAAAGTTCGCTCTGCCCTGGGTCACGGCTTGAGCAGTCGGCCAACTTGCCGGGCAGATCTGCACTCGAAAGCGCCGACTTACGGCGCACTAACTCTCTGGCCTTCCTGGCGGCTTCACGAGCCTGACGCGCCTTCAGCGCCTTCTCTATTATCGGGCCCAGGGCTTGGGGGTTATCCTCAAAATGGGCGATCAGCCCCTCGTAGACTATGGAATCTAAAATGCCCTTGACCTCGCTATTGCCAAGTCTGGTCTTGGTCTGCCCTTCAAATTGAGGGTTTTGAAGCTTCACGGATATAACCGCTGTCAACCCTTCTTTCAAGTCTTCGCCAGAGAGGTTCGCTTCCTTGTCGCGCAGGAGCTTCTGTCGCCGCGCCATTTCGTTTACAGCCCTTGTGAGGGCAGATCTGAAACCCGAGACGTGCATGCCACCTTCTATAGTATGGATAAGGTTGGCGAAGGCAAAGATGCGCTCGATATAGCTATCGTTATACTGAAACGCTACTTCCACTTGCACGCCTTCTCGTTCGCCTTTGACCAAAAACGGCTGGGGCGTGAGCTTTACCTTGTCGCGGTTCAGATATTCCACAAAGGCAGAGATGCCGCCATCGTAGCAGAAAGTGACTTCTCTGCCGTCTTTTTGATCTCGTAGGGATATCGAAAGGCCGGGTAGTAAAAAAGCAAGCTCTTTGAAACGGTTGCTGAGCACGTCCCAGGATAATGCCTTTTCTCTAAAAATCTCCCCATCGGGCATAAAATGAACTTTTGTGCCTCTCTTTTGCGACTCGCCGATTAACGTCAACTCGGTTGCGGGGACGCCCCTGTGGAACTCCTGTCTCCACTCCCTGCCATCTCGCCATATATTGACGACCAACCATTCGGACAGGGCGTTAACCACGGATACCCCCACGCCGTGAAGGCCGCCTGAAACTCGGTAAGCCTTATTGTTGAACTTGCCACCAGCGTGCAAGGTAGTTAAAACGGTCTC is a genomic window containing:
- a CDS encoding ribonuclease H-like YkuK family protein, with protein sequence MFISPTHGALSFEDAIERVSAFLTEEGSYRLIVGTDSQSYRNGVLFVSAIVIHRIGRGGIYFYRRLFNDRLYSFKERIFTETSLSLSLAGELLCALAEDPERSEYYRRILEIHLDVGEQGETREIINAVVGMVKGSGFTAQVKPEAFGACSVADKHSKVTRHHAA
- the uxuA gene encoding mannonate dehydratase — protein: MNLSFRWYGTNDPVSLDKIRQIPVVKGIVSAIYDLPPGEPWPFDKVQALKKEVEEKGFSLVAIESIPVAEEIKLGSPSRDRYINAFCESVRSVGKSGVPVVCYNFMPVFDWMRTNLSLKLEDGSYALSYDHDELAKVDLSSGAQGLPGWGAAYSASELRYLLDAYRGISEEDLWANLKYFLERVVPVAEEVGVKMAIHPDDPPWSIFGLPRIIRDEAALERLVKLVDSPSNGIALCSGSLGVDPKNDIPAMVRRFGALGRIHFAHVRNVKITGEKRFCETAHPSCAGSLDIYEIVKAYHDVGFSGPLRPDHGRMIWGEEGKPGYGLYDRALGAMYIAGLWEATEKSTAFRS
- the gyrB gene encoding DNA topoisomerase (ATP-hydrolyzing) subunit B, coding for MTAPVSQYTAEDIQVLEGLEAVRLRPSMYIGDTSPRGLHHLIYEVVDNAVDEVLAGFCDQIIVVLHSDGSVSVEDNGRGIPVDIHPQTGRPAAETVLTTLHAGGKFNNKAYRVSGGLHGVGVSVVNALSEWLVVNIWRDGREWRQEFHRGVPATELTLIGESQKRGTKVHFMPDGEIFREKALSWDVLSNRFKELAFLLPGLSISLRDQKDGREVTFCYDGGISAFVEYLNRDKVKLTPQPFLVKGEREGVQVEVAFQYNDSYIERIFAFANLIHTIEGGMHVSGFRSALTRAVNEMARRQKLLRDKEANLSGEDLKEGLTAVISVKLQNPQFEGQTKTRLGNSEVKGILDSIVYEGLIAHFEDNPQALGPIIEKALKARQAREAARKARELVRRKSALSSADLPGKLADCSSRDPGQSELYIVEGDSAGGSAKQGRDRHFQAILPLRGKILNVEKARLDKVLSNNEIRTLIQALGCGVGEDFDVKKLRYHRIVIMTDADVDGAHIRTLLLTFFYRYMREIIEGGYLYIAQPPLFRLQVGDRVHYCYSTGELKELTSSLDGRKYSVQRYKGLGEMNPQQLWETTMDPANRILKRVEIEDAVVADDYFNILMGDKVEPRREFIETHAMEVQNLDI